The following coding sequences lie in one Flavobacterium sediminis genomic window:
- a CDS encoding PRTRC system protein B, giving the protein MNNATDITANFGTLYFPKSALVFYETNSTEKETYVEHFDMDKDGNPINAHPLTVKEANVLAKCLQTDEEKNTAFLKSKGILPTNVLHINPNLDKGTVLWYTKAQQRQLYFVDGLDIPNGMAQVPAMLWLASKSSLTVFALANDRRPTEKTPLHYAPFFNIYEKGNVCMGTVSIDIKNSASVEEFIQAWEHYFFNSYFSHSLCENLTKKNIVTLWKDLVHTNKPFPKEALKKNSKTLKNLL; this is encoded by the coding sequence ATGAACAATGCAACCGACATAACAGCAAATTTCGGAACGCTTTATTTTCCTAAATCAGCATTGGTTTTTTACGAAACCAACAGCACAGAGAAAGAAACCTATGTAGAGCATTTCGATATGGATAAGGATGGCAACCCTATCAATGCCCACCCATTGACCGTAAAAGAAGCCAATGTTTTGGCAAAGTGTTTACAGACCGATGAAGAAAAGAACACCGCCTTTTTAAAGTCAAAAGGAATTTTGCCTACCAATGTTCTGCATATCAATCCGAACCTTGATAAAGGCACTGTGCTATGGTACACCAAAGCACAGCAAAGGCAACTGTATTTTGTGGACGGTTTGGACATTCCCAACGGAATGGCACAAGTACCTGCAATGCTTTGGTTAGCGAGTAAAAGCAGTCTGACTGTATTTGCTTTGGCAAACGACAGAAGACCCACCGAGAAAACACCTTTGCATTACGCCCCATTTTTCAATATCTACGAAAAAGGCAACGTATGTATGGGAACAGTAAGCATTGACATTAAAAATTCGGCTTCGGTTGAAGAATTTATACAGGCTTGGGAGCATTATTTTTTCAATTCTTATTTCAGCCATTCATTGTGCGAGAACTTGACCAAAAAGAACATCGTAACCCTTTGGAAAGACCTTGTTCATACAAACAAACCCTTTCCGAAAGAAGCATTAAAAAAGAACAGTAAAACCCTTAAAAATCTATTGTGA
- a CDS encoding conjugal transfer protein TraO, whose product MKKYIYTVMLIFMAITVTQAQRMLPKQKGLEVSTGVLSDDKIGNDYYINIAMTVNGKNGNYQLWALEYTHQYHDYKDLRIPQETYTAEGGYSFFLLGDTRKNITLNFGITSVVGYESINRGETMLYDGAKILDEDNFVYGAGGRLTFETYLSDRFVLVLQGRTKVLWGTDLEQFRPSAGIGLRFNF is encoded by the coding sequence ATGAAAAAGTATATCTATACCGTGATGCTCATCTTTATGGCCATCACGGTTACACAGGCACAAAGAATGCTGCCTAAGCAGAAAGGATTGGAAGTGAGTACAGGTGTACTATCCGATGATAAAATCGGGAATGATTATTATATCAATATAGCAATGACCGTAAACGGTAAGAACGGTAATTACCAGCTTTGGGCGTTGGAATATACGCATCAATATCACGATTATAAAGACCTCCGCATACCACAGGAAACCTATACCGCAGAGGGCGGTTATAGTTTCTTCCTGCTGGGCGATACCCGTAAGAACATCACATTGAACTTCGGAATAACAAGTGTAGTCGGTTATGAAAGCATCAACCGGGGCGAAACGATGTTGTATGACGGGGCGAAAATATTAGACGAGGACAATTTCGTTTATGGTGCTGGTGGTCGGCTGACTTTTGAAACCTACCTGTCAGACCGATTTGTGTTAGTCCTGCAAGGGCGAACAAAAGTTCTTTGGGGTACAGACCTGGAGCAGTTTCGACCATCCGCAGGCATAGGATTAAGGTTTAACTTTTAA
- the traN gene encoding conjugative transposon protein TraN → MKNLFKTFWAFALTVGIAATSFAQDSAKAKTPLALGKIEPYHMEVTYDKTSHLIFPTAIRYVDLGSEYLIAGKAEDAENVLRVKASVRNFEPETNFSVITNDGRFYSFNVYYSSYPEAISYDLLTMQKAVDKANGNDVLFEELGNNSPSLAGLLLETIYKKDKRIVKHIGAKSFGIQFILKGIYIHNGKYYFHTELRNRTNVPFEIDFVNFKVVDKKVAKRTVVQERPMIPLRTYKPLDGIAGKATEQNVFLLDQFTIADDKVLLIEIFEKNGGRHQTLQVENSDLIKARLINDMHLKF, encoded by the coding sequence ATGAAAAATCTTTTTAAAACCTTTTGGGCATTCGCTCTGACTGTCGGCATTGCCGCAACCTCTTTTGCACAGGATAGTGCAAAGGCAAAAACACCGCTTGCCTTGGGCAAGATAGAACCGTACCATATGGAAGTTACCTATGATAAAACTTCGCACCTGATTTTCCCAACTGCCATTCGTTACGTGGATTTGGGCAGCGAATACCTGATTGCAGGGAAAGCGGAAGATGCGGAAAATGTTTTGCGTGTAAAAGCATCTGTGAGAAACTTTGAGCCGGAAACCAATTTCTCTGTGATTACTAATGACGGACGTTTTTACAGCTTCAATGTATATTATAGTTCCTATCCGGAGGCGATAAGCTATGACCTGCTAACGATGCAAAAAGCGGTAGATAAAGCAAACGGAAACGATGTGCTTTTTGAAGAATTGGGCAACAATTCCCCGTCATTGGCAGGCTTGCTTTTGGAAACCATTTATAAAAAGGATAAACGTATAGTAAAACATATCGGGGCTAAGAGTTTCGGAATACAATTCATTCTGAAAGGTATTTACATTCACAATGGCAAATACTATTTCCATACGGAATTGAGAAACCGTACCAATGTACCTTTCGAGATTGATTTTGTGAATTTCAAGGTGGTAGATAAGAAAGTAGCCAAACGCACCGTAGTACAGGAACGCCCGATGATACCACTTAGGACTTACAAACCATTGGACGGCATTGCCGGAAAAGCGACCGAACAAAATGTGTTCCTGCTTGACCAATTTACCATTGCCGATGATAAGGTACTGCTGATTGAGATTTTCGAGAAAAACGGCGGCAGACATCAAACACTTCAGGTAGAAAATTCCGACTTAATTAAAGCCCGTTTGATTAACGATATGCACCTGAAATTTTAA
- a CDS encoding HEPN-associated N-terminal domain-containing protein yields the protein MGGVKQRWLELESRNLSSIPDKNICIKHFEDKSINRFIKKNYQDGFCDYCGKELKVVPLEDLMEFIMDGISNFYEDAANFMSYNSREGGYLGEIYTPDELIQEHIELNAEPFEVIEDIVNSIEDIAWAQPDLYYDNIKDDLEFQWKYFKDIIKHKSRYLFSSGDSDQPKALHILQEVGKLISKLNIIREIPAGTKLYRCRQHDFKTHFTEFDEISAPPNKKAIYPNRFSPSGISMFYSAFDIDTAILETISRTDKYKKYVTIAEFETLENQIVVDFNKLPKIPSIFGIRDKKRYYLILFLYSFVRDITQQITKDGKEHTEYVPTQVVTEFLRYPFNKNRKNKISGIIYPSSQNRNQKSAVFFWDDELSKEKVKLNKLERRKII from the coding sequence ATGGGAGGTGTAAAACAGAGGTGGCTTGAATTGGAAAGTAGAAATTTAAGTAGTATTCCAGATAAGAACATTTGTATCAAGCATTTTGAAGACAAAAGTATTAACCGTTTCATTAAAAAAAACTATCAAGATGGCTTTTGCGATTATTGTGGCAAGGAATTAAAAGTCGTTCCCCTTGAAGATTTAATGGAATTTATTATGGATGGAATTTCAAATTTCTACGAAGATGCTGCCAATTTTATGAGTTACAATTCAAGAGAGGGCGGTTATCTTGGAGAAATTTATACTCCTGACGAACTCATTCAAGAACACATCGAATTAAACGCTGAGCCGTTTGAAGTTATAGAAGACATCGTTAACTCAATTGAAGATATTGCTTGGGCTCAACCGGACTTGTATTATGACAATATTAAAGATGATTTAGAATTTCAGTGGAAATACTTTAAGGATATTATTAAACATAAATCCCGTTATCTTTTTTCGTCTGGAGATAGTGACCAACCTAAAGCATTACACATATTACAAGAGGTTGGCAAGCTAATATCAAAATTAAATATAATAAGGGAAATCCCGGCAGGAACAAAACTTTATCGTTGCAGACAGCACGACTTCAAAACACATTTTACTGAATTTGACGAAATTTCGGCTCCACCAAATAAAAAAGCAATTTATCCGAATAGGTTTAGTCCTTCAGGAATATCAATGTTTTATTCTGCGTTTGATATTGATACAGCAATTTTGGAAACAATAAGCAGGACAGATAAATACAAAAAGTATGTTACGATTGCAGAATTTGAAACATTAGAAAATCAGATTGTTGTTGATTTTAATAAGTTGCCTAAAATCCCAAGCATTTTCGGAATTAGAGATAAGAAACGATACTACCTTATCTTATTCCTTTACTCATTTGTAAGAGATATAACTCAACAAATTACTAAAGATGGAAAAGAGCATACCGAATATGTTCCAACGCAAGTTGTGACTGAATTTTTAAGGTATCCATTTAATAAAAATAGAAAGAATAAAATATCGGGAATTATTTACCCCTCTTCACAAAATAGAAATCAGAAATCGGCAGTGTTTTTTTGGGATGACGAATTAAGTAAAGAAAAGGTAAAATTGAATAAATTAGAACGGAGGAAAATCATTTAA
- a CDS encoding DUF3872 domain-containing protein, translating into MIAIFNKFRMGLLPVYVLLAILTASVSLVSCSKDDELEIQNDFPFEVKVMPVPKDVANGQTVEIRITIQRTGNYSNTQYFLRYFQFDGQGTLQYYDEPPYLPNDLYPLPTEQFRLYYTSTSAVSQSFDVWISDSFGNEKQVSFQFNSSD; encoded by the coding sequence ATGATAGCAATATTTAATAAATTCAGAATGGGGCTACTGCCTGTATATGTACTCTTGGCAATCCTCACAGCTTCGGTTTCGCTGGTATCTTGTAGCAAAGATGATGAACTCGAAATACAGAATGATTTTCCTTTCGAGGTTAAAGTGATGCCAGTACCTAAAGATGTTGCCAACGGACAGACCGTTGAGATACGCATTACTATACAGCGCACTGGAAATTACAGCAACACGCAGTATTTTCTTCGTTATTTCCAATTTGACGGACAAGGCACATTACAGTATTATGATGAACCACCGTATTTGCCAAATGACTTGTACCCATTACCCACAGAGCAATTCAGATTGTATTATACCTCGACTTCTGCCGTATCGCAATCTTTTGACGTTTGGATTTCGGACAGTTTTGGAAACGAGAAGCAGGTAAGTTTTCAGTTTAACAGTAGTGATTAG
- a CDS encoding DNA-binding protein, translating to MEANTIEEAKNLAKAQSLEKKHIDETIHIIYCNRTEKFYVDTNGLIRLWEQSFGYYVNGIYTSEKLNS from the coding sequence ATGGAAGCGAATACAATAGAAGAAGCAAAAAATCTGGCTAAAGCACAGAGCCTTGAAAAGAAGCACATAGACGAAACCATACACATTATTTACTGCAATAGAACAGAAAAATTCTATGTAGATACTAACGGTTTAATACGCCTTTGGGAACAATCATTCGGCTACTATGTAAATGGGATTTATACCTCCGAAAAATTAAACTCTTAA
- a CDS encoding response regulator, whose product METVNNLDQTSIAFINDKSPILDLTNNDLVASGINVLFRSENIEDGISQLSSLKTLPKVFIIDLDFHDMIVLTQLRELRTKYPNIKLIAYSDIDVDKTVKAVLEIGFESYLLIGSDTDDFKKAIEVIINGGRYFSVGIAKIAQEYFTDN is encoded by the coding sequence ATGGAAACTGTAAACAATCTCGACCAAACCAGCATTGCCTTTATCAATGATAAAAGCCCAATTTTGGATTTGACCAACAACGACCTCGTTGCTTCAGGAATTAATGTATTGTTTCGTTCGGAAAACATTGAGGACGGAATATCTCAATTATCCTCTTTAAAGACACTTCCCAAAGTCTTTATTATTGACCTTGATTTTCACGATATGATTGTGCTTACCCAGCTTCGGGAATTAAGGACAAAATATCCAAACATTAAACTTATTGCCTATAGTGATATTGATGTAGATAAAACGGTAAAAGCCGTCTTAGAAATTGGCTTTGAAAGTTATCTGCTTATCGGTAGCGATACAGACGATTTTAAAAAAGCCATTGAAGTTATTATCAATGGCGGTAGATATTTTAGTGTGGGAATAGCAAAAATTGCACAAGAATACTTTACTGATAATTAA
- a CDS encoding bacteriophage abortive infection AbiH family protein — translation MKTLYIIGNGFDIHHRLDTRYQSFANYLAENDSEVYDLLLNYYGLPDITNPELTDEEYALWSRFEQALADLDYLTVLDDNSDLIARPGAEDFRDRDWHSYQIEMEEIIKDLTTTLINDFNNFILEVEYENIPKDILIDLEDDSHFLNFNYTETLQESYNIPEERITYIHNRANADNCTLILGHGTDPSNFIEKEEEPPQGLSEEELYEWREQKADEYDFSYESAKQEILSYYTKAFKNTTSIIEHNIDFFTNLTEVEKVIVLGHSISEVDLKYFEILKAKLNENVIWNVSYYSELEKQAHKETLLQLGINDNNIIQIKITDLKKQL, via the coding sequence ATGAAAACATTATACATTATCGGTAATGGATTTGACATCCATCATAGATTAGACACAAGATATCAAAGTTTTGCAAACTACTTGGCTGAAAATGACAGCGAAGTCTATGACCTTTTATTAAATTATTATGGACTTCCTGATATTACAAACCCCGAATTGACAGATGAAGAATATGCGTTATGGTCAAGATTTGAGCAAGCGTTAGCTGATTTAGATTACTTAACAGTATTGGACGATAATTCTGACCTAATTGCTCGCCCTGGTGCTGAGGATTTTCGAGATAGAGATTGGCATAGTTATCAGATAGAGATGGAAGAAATCATCAAAGATTTAACTACAACTCTGATTAACGACTTTAATAATTTTATCCTTGAAGTTGAATACGAAAATATTCCAAAAGACATACTAATTGACTTGGAAGATGATAGTCATTTTTTAAACTTCAATTACACTGAAACATTACAAGAAAGCTACAATATTCCCGAGGAGCGAATAACCTATATTCATAACAGAGCCAATGCAGACAACTGTACACTAATTTTAGGACACGGAACCGACCCATCGAATTTTATTGAGAAAGAAGAAGAACCGCCACAAGGTTTAAGCGAAGAAGAACTCTATGAATGGCGTGAGCAAAAGGCTGATGAATATGACTTTTCTTATGAAAGTGCTAAACAAGAAATACTATCTTATTATACAAAGGCATTTAAAAATACAACTTCAATTATAGAACACAATATTGATTTTTTTACAAATCTTACGGAGGTTGAAAAAGTTATTGTTTTGGGACATTCCATTTCAGAAGTTGATTTAAAATATTTTGAAATATTAAAAGCCAAACTAAATGAAAATGTAATTTGGAATGTTTCATATTATAGTGAGCTTGAAAAGCAAGCACACAAGGAAACATTGTTGCAACTTGGAATAAATGATAACAATATTATTCAAATAAAAATTACAGATTTAAAAAAGCAGCTTTAA
- the traM gene encoding conjugative transposon protein TraM, which produces MKENENKKSVVRVTEGNPTSTADVLQDGTQNKAEKLKKPLIFGLMAVVFLGCMYLIFKPSEDKKAIENVGLNDAVPQATGAGMPADKGKAYEQEMLERKEQEKRNSLATLSDYWDTEDKDEPTDEQFSDEDENNGYGNSKSSVRNGSPALSSYRNAQSTLGSFYQSENSETTELRRQLDELKERLAEKDVPKPVTVNDQLALMEKSYQMAAKYLPQGTANTGEAPQTNGTASKASGANQKEHFVAFTPTKKNTVSALYREPSDSAFLADWSETKNRGFYTAGSTEQTVQPKNSIKACVHETQTVIGETGVRLRLLEPAKTPNRTIPKGTIVTANAKFQGGRLQLKITSIELEGNIIPVDITIYDLDGQQGLYVPYSPEMNALTEMAGNMSQTSGTSIMLTQNAGQQVAADLSRGVVQGISGYFAKKVRTPKVTLKTGHQVFLVSKQ; this is translated from the coding sequence ATGAAAGAAAATGAGAACAAAAAATCGGTTGTTCGGGTAACAGAGGGAAACCCGACATCAACTGCTGATGTACTGCAAGATGGTACACAGAACAAAGCCGAAAAGCTCAAAAAGCCACTCATTTTTGGCTTAATGGCAGTTGTCTTCTTAGGTTGTATGTACCTCATATTTAAACCGTCTGAAGATAAAAAGGCAATTGAAAACGTAGGGCTTAACGATGCAGTTCCACAGGCAACGGGTGCAGGAATGCCTGCCGACAAGGGCAAGGCTTACGAACAGGAAATGCTCGAACGAAAAGAACAGGAAAAGCGAAATTCTTTAGCTACGCTTTCTGACTATTGGGATACGGAAGATAAAGATGAGCCGACTGACGAACAATTTTCTGACGAAGATGAAAATAACGGCTATGGTAATAGTAAAAGTTCGGTAAGAAACGGTAGTCCAGCGTTGAGCAGCTACAGAAATGCGCAAAGTACATTAGGGTCATTTTATCAGAGTGAAAATTCGGAAACAACCGAACTACGCAGGCAATTGGACGAATTGAAAGAACGATTAGCAGAGAAAGATGTACCTAAACCCGTTACTGTTAATGACCAGCTTGCCCTGATGGAGAAATCCTATCAGATGGCGGCAAAGTATCTTCCACAAGGTACTGCGAACACAGGAGAAGCACCTCAAACTAATGGTACAGCATCAAAGGCTTCGGGTGCTAATCAAAAAGAGCATTTTGTAGCTTTTACCCCTACAAAGAAAAACACCGTATCAGCCCTGTACCGTGAGCCAAGCGACAGTGCTTTTTTAGCCGATTGGAGCGAAACAAAAAATCGTGGGTTTTATACTGCTGGTTCTACTGAGCAAACAGTGCAGCCGAAAAACAGTATTAAAGCCTGCGTTCACGAAACGCAGACTGTTATCGGGGAAACAGGCGTAAGGCTGCGTTTATTGGAACCTGCTAAAACACCTAACCGAACCATTCCCAAAGGGACGATTGTAACGGCGAATGCCAAATTTCAGGGAGGACGTTTACAGCTAAAAATAACATCCATTGAATTAGAGGGCAACATCATCCCGGTTGACATTACCATTTACGATTTGGACGGACAGCAAGGTTTATACGTTCCATATTCGCCCGAAATGAACGCCCTAACCGAAATGGCGGGTAATATGAGCCAGACTTCAGGAACAAGTATAATGCTTACGCAGAATGCCGGACAACAGGTTGCTGCTGATTTAAGCCGTGGCGTGGTACAGGGTATTTCGGGTTATTTCGCCAAAAAAGTAAGAACTCCAAAAGTTACCCTGAAGACAGGGCATCAGGTCTTCCTTGTTTCCAAACAATAA
- a CDS encoding molybdenum ABC transporter permease — MVASLVIGIIFLVLGLGLRYWINRRKFYRRSDTGAEGFSSYEKQVAIKFIERVGKWIAYALIIFGLLSLWVYSREKKDKEKTEVEIQNPR; from the coding sequence ATGGTGGCATCATTGGTTATAGGAATAATATTCTTGGTTTTGGGGTTGGGTCTTCGTTATTGGATTAACCGTCGGAAGTTTTACAGACGAAGCGACACCGGAGCAGAGGGCTTTTCGTCCTATGAAAAGCAGGTCGCCATTAAGTTTATTGAACGAGTTGGTAAATGGATAGCTTATGCACTGATTATTTTCGGGCTGTTGTCATTGTGGGTTTATTCCCGTGAGAAAAAAGATAAAGAAAAAACAGAAGTGGAAATTCAAAATCCTCGATAA
- a CDS encoding PRTRC system protein E → MNTNFFNQIQQLDFTGVLQLNISKGVENNLIVSIILNNEQCGDSAKNLIPPLTFNATPQEFDEGFFQQITAPIQTVSGLMVDMEAFMKQMEAVKMQSEMEKQKAEKAKKEKEAKDKKYKDGMAKVDELEKEGKFREAWMKVPDITEFPEKADEIRKRKTSLSDKFATPSLFGAMEEPTAEPLQTVEATADYPIDEADENEEQY, encoded by the coding sequence ATGAACACAAATTTTTTCAATCAAATACAGCAATTGGATTTTACAGGAGTATTGCAACTGAACATTTCTAAGGGAGTAGAAAATAACCTAATTGTATCGATTATTCTCAACAATGAGCAATGCGGAGATAGTGCCAAAAACCTCATTCCCCCATTGACATTTAACGCCACGCCCCAAGAGTTTGACGAGGGATTTTTTCAGCAGATAACCGCACCTATACAAACCGTTTCGGGTTTAATGGTCGATATGGAAGCCTTTATGAAGCAAATGGAAGCAGTCAAAATGCAATCCGAAATGGAGAAGCAGAAAGCCGAGAAAGCCAAAAAGGAAAAAGAAGCCAAAGACAAGAAATACAAAGACGGTATGGCAAAGGTGGACGAGCTGGAGAAAGAGGGCAAATTCCGTGAAGCGTGGATGAAAGTACCTGACATTACGGAGTTTCCCGAAAAAGCAGATGAGATACGCAAACGCAAAACATCATTGTCCGACAAGTTTGCAACACCGAGCCTTTTCGGAGCAATGGAAGAACCAACCGCAGAGCCACTACAAACGGTAGAAGCTACTGCCGATTATCCCATTGATGAAGCAGACGAGAACGAAGAACAGTATTAA
- a CDS encoding PRTRC system ThiF family protein — protein MNNEKTKIHFTDNYLLNPTNPITVNLIGAGGTGSKVLTALLEINESLTALGHAGLSVRLWDDDIITTANLGRQRFFESETGLYKSVALINRVNRCIGTNWKAENRKFEKDNFGQIPEEAQATITITCVDNVQARFGVAEILKALSNRRNYRDTPKYWLDFGNSQNTGQVLLSTIGEIKQPNSEKYQTVASLPFVTEEFGELLMQSEQEDNTPSCSLAEALEHQDLFINSSLTQMGCSLLWNLFRRGMTEYKGFFHNLKGFRTHPIKIA, from the coding sequence ATGAATAACGAGAAAACAAAAATACATTTCACAGATAACTATCTGTTAAACCCAACCAACCCGATTACAGTAAACCTTATCGGAGCAGGTGGCACAGGCTCAAAAGTATTGACAGCCTTGTTAGAGATAAACGAAAGTCTGACGGCTTTGGGACACGCAGGATTGTCCGTAAGGTTGTGGGATGATGATATTATCACGACTGCAAATTTAGGCAGACAGCGTTTTTTTGAAAGTGAAACAGGATTGTATAAATCCGTTGCTTTAATTAACCGTGTAAACCGTTGTATCGGTACGAATTGGAAAGCCGAGAACCGAAAATTTGAAAAGGATAATTTCGGACAGATACCCGAAGAAGCACAGGCGACCATTACAATTACTTGCGTAGATAATGTACAGGCAAGGTTTGGTGTTGCTGAAATACTGAAAGCATTAAGCAACCGCAGAAATTACCGAGATACCCCAAAGTATTGGCTGGATTTCGGCAATAGCCAAAATACAGGACAAGTGCTGTTATCTACAATCGGGGAAATTAAACAACCCAACTCAGAAAAGTACCAAACGGTGGCAAGCCTGCCATTTGTTACAGAAGAATTTGGCGAATTGCTGATGCAATCCGAACAAGAGGACAACACACCAAGTTGCTCACTTGCCGAAGCATTGGAACATCAAGATTTGTTTATCAATTCATCATTGACACAAATGGGTTGCTCCTTATTGTGGAATTTGTTTCGCAGGGGAATGACCGAATACAAAGGTTTTTTTCACAATCTGAAAGGCTTCCGAACCCACCCGATAAAAATCGCCTGA
- the traK gene encoding conjugative transposon protein TraK: MEFKTLRNIENSFRQIRLYAIVFAVLCIGVVGYAVWQSYRFAEEQRQKIYVLDNGKSLMLALSQDASINRPVEAREHVRRFHELFFTLAPDKNAIESNMSRAFNLADKSAFDYYKDLTEKGYYSRIISGNVQQRIEVDSVVCNFDNYPYAVRTYAKQFIIRSSNVTKRNLITSCYLVNSVRSDNNPQGFNIEKFAVVENRDIEVIER, from the coding sequence ATGGAATTTAAAACGCTAAGAAATATCGAAAACAGCTTTAGGCAGATACGTTTGTATGCCATTGTGTTTGCGGTTCTCTGCATTGGCGTGGTAGGATATGCCGTATGGCAGTCCTACCGCTTTGCAGAAGAACAACGCCAAAAAATTTATGTACTGGATAACGGTAAATCTTTAATGCTTGCTTTATCCCAGGATGCAAGCATCAACCGCCCGGTTGAGGCGAGGGAACACGTCAGACGTTTTCACGAACTATTCTTTACGCTCGCTCCCGATAAGAACGCCATCGAAAGCAATATGAGCAGGGCTTTTAACCTTGCAGACAAAAGTGCTTTTGATTATTACAAAGATTTAACGGAAAAGGGTTACTACAGTCGTATTATTTCGGGGAACGTACAACAACGCATAGAGGTGGATAGTGTTGTGTGCAATTTCGATAACTATCCGTATGCGGTGCGAACCTATGCCAAACAATTCATCATTCGTTCGAGCAATGTAACCAAGCGTAATCTGATTACCTCTTGCTATCTCGTGAACTCTGTTCGCTCAGACAACAACCCGCAGGGTTTCAATATCGAAAAGTTTGCAGTCGTAGAAAACAGGGATATCGAAGTTATCGAACGCTAA
- a CDS encoding helix-turn-helix domain-containing protein: MDLLTNEAEEIIAYQEMITRLRSRIEEILKNYRPVMNGEIYLSGEDMCGLLHISKRTLQQYRDDNILPFIQIGGKIIYKESDILKILEQNYISNKPNTV, translated from the coding sequence ATGGATTTACTTACGAATGAAGCCGAAGAAATCATCGCCTATCAGGAAATGATAACACGGTTGCGAAGCCGTATTGAAGAAATATTGAAAAACTACCGTCCTGTAATGAACGGAGAAATTTACCTTTCGGGCGAAGATATGTGCGGATTGCTACATATCAGCAAACGAACTTTACAACAATACCGTGATGATAATATCCTGCCATTTATCCAGATTGGGGGCAAAATAATCTATAAGGAAAGTGATATTCTGAAAATTTTGGAACAGAACTATATATCCAATAAGCCCAACACAGTATAA
- a CDS encoding nitrogen regulatory IIA protein — MKKLRANMDRYFDKLDEHWQALPVRKQQQYTLYFFVGYLLLTAGVIGKVVYDTGKPNDAINIRHIENPILKKNESPARLQDTVSTILKNRIYERK, encoded by the coding sequence ATGAAAAAATTAAGAGCAAATATGGATAGGTATTTCGATAAGCTGGACGAACATTGGCAGGCATTGCCAGTTCGTAAACAGCAACAATATACCCTGTATTTTTTTGTGGGTTATCTCTTGCTTACCGCAGGGGTTATCGGCAAAGTAGTGTACGATACAGGTAAGCCCAATGATGCCATCAACATCAGGCATATCGAAAACCCTATTCTCAAAAAAAATGAAAGTCCAGCAAGGTTGCAGGACACAGTATCAACAATTTTAAAAAATAGGATTTATGAAAGAAAATGA
- a CDS encoding helix-turn-helix domain-containing protein: MEVIAVQKSALDGMKNDIKELLELTENATHKYTSIFKEEQWLDNQEVCLMMNITKRTLQSYKDKGILPYSKLNRKNYYKLSDVQALLEAGQPYNTNDNGFTYE; encoded by the coding sequence ATGGAAGTTATTGCAGTGCAAAAATCCGCATTGGACGGAATGAAGAATGATATAAAGGAGCTTTTGGAACTGACCGAAAATGCTACTCATAAATATACCTCGATTTTCAAAGAAGAACAATGGCTCGATAACCAGGAGGTGTGCCTGATGATGAACATTACTAAACGGACTTTACAAAGCTACAAGGATAAAGGCATACTGCCTTACTCCAAACTGAACCGCAAGAATTACTATAAACTTTCGGATGTGCAGGCTTTGCTCGAAGCCGGACAGCCGTACAATACAAATGACAATGGATTTACTTACGAATGA